The Haloterrigena turkmenica DSM 5511 genome includes the window CTGTAGCCCGCGAATACCGGCGACCCGCGCCGCCGTCGTGCGGTGTTGTCCCCGCCGTAACGCTGCATAGGCATGGCCAACCGTTTCCGTCCTCTCGGGAGTGCAATGCTACTATGGCGAAATCACAGTCGTCAGCGATAGACGGCGAAGATACGCAGTTGCTCGCGATCCTCGAGGGGCGACCGTGTCCGTACTGCTCGGACGGTGAACTCGAGCGCGGACGCTACAAGGACAAACGAGCGGCGGTCTGCGACAGCTGCGACACGCCCCACGCCCAGCTGTGGCAGCCGGGCG containing:
- a CDS encoding HVO_A0556 family zinc finger protein; this encodes MAKSQSSAIDGEDTQLLAILEGRPCPYCSDGELERGRYKDKRAAVCDSCDTPHAQLWQPGE